In Brassica rapa cultivar Chiifu-401-42 chromosome A06, CAAS_Brap_v3.01, whole genome shotgun sequence, a single window of DNA contains:
- the LOC103873198 gene encoding uncharacterized protein LOC103873198 isoform X1 — protein sequence MCVRVSSFIFCLTSLCLQEAADDNSVYRNEVHHSLHQGRALHQVSTQRSCLLPGPITIADQMAEEAMVSIIFHNSLLMVFEFPSNKDTLIASETRRFFICKHR from the exons ATGTGTGTGAGAGTTAGCTCTTTCATCTTTTGCCTGACATCTCTAT GTTTGCAGGAAGCAGCGGATGACAACAGTGTTTACAGAAACGAGGTTCACCATTCGCTGCACCAAGGCCGTGCGCTGCACCAAGTGTCAACACAGCGAAGCTGTCTTCTTCCAG GTCCTATTACAATCGCTGATCAAATGGCTGAAGAGGCCATGGTATCCATTATCTTCCACAACTCCCTACTCATGGTATTTGAGTTTCCATCGAATAAAGACACATTGATTGCTTCAGAAACGCGGAGGTTCTTTATCTGCAAGCACCGGTAG
- the LOC103873198 gene encoding uncharacterized protein LOC103873198 isoform X2, with amino-acid sequence MCVRVSSFIFCLTSLCLQEAADDNSVYRNEVHHSLHQGRALHQVSTQRSCLLPGPITIADQMAEEAMKRGGSLSASTGRNISYPLSPMNGGYMRYVM; translated from the exons ATGTGTGTGAGAGTTAGCTCTTTCATCTTTTGCCTGACATCTCTAT GTTTGCAGGAAGCAGCGGATGACAACAGTGTTTACAGAAACGAGGTTCACCATTCGCTGCACCAAGGCCGTGCGCTGCACCAAGTGTCAACACAGCGAAGCTGTCTTCTTCCAG GTCCTATTACAATCGCTGATCAAATGGCTGAAGAGGCCATG AAACGCGGAGGTTCTTTATCTGCAAGCACCGGTAGGAACATTAGCTATCCATTGTCTCCCATGAACGGTGGATACATGCGATATGTAATGTAA